The following proteins are co-located in the Micromonospora coriariae genome:
- a CDS encoding low temperature requirement protein A, which translates to MANGLPGRLLQRREDPRRASFLELFFDLAIIFALARLSRALLSDLSLHGGFQVLLLLAAIWWVWFVTAWSADWFDPRAPLIVVLLLWVMFGGLLMAAAVPTAFGGHAMVFAIAYVAIHLGRAFLLIPALRGHPLQLRTARVAIWFAVSGVLWVVGAAVAPAREALWALALVLEYGLARLGWPTPRLGRSSWPDLQVNGEHLSERYQQIFIIALGELILMSGITYSDAGFDRERTIAFAVTFLTAVALARLYLRPAGGRLGAAIEAAGPPGSRLALLAGYLHLVMIAGVLATSVGMELAIEDPGASDPAHLTLTVVGPVLFLIGRLLLSVVVDGSLSRPRLIGLAMIVLGGFASARLPLLGAGALILGLLILIIVADALLARTRQRRPAGAVGRWRRG; encoded by the coding sequence ATGGCGAACGGGCTTCCGGGGCGGCTGCTGCAGCGGCGGGAGGATCCGCGGCGGGCGTCGTTCCTGGAACTCTTCTTCGACCTGGCCATCATCTTCGCGCTGGCCCGGCTGTCCCGAGCGCTGCTCAGCGACCTCAGCCTCCACGGCGGCTTCCAGGTGCTCCTGCTGCTGGCGGCCATCTGGTGGGTGTGGTTCGTGACCGCCTGGTCGGCTGACTGGTTCGACCCGCGTGCCCCGCTGATCGTCGTCCTGCTGCTCTGGGTGATGTTCGGCGGCCTGCTGATGGCCGCCGCCGTGCCCACCGCGTTCGGTGGGCACGCCATGGTGTTCGCCATCGCGTACGTGGCCATCCACCTGGGCCGCGCCTTCCTGCTCATCCCCGCCCTGCGTGGTCATCCGCTGCAACTGCGTACCGCGCGGGTGGCGATCTGGTTCGCCGTCTCCGGTGTGCTCTGGGTGGTCGGGGCGGCCGTCGCCCCGGCCCGGGAGGCGCTCTGGGCGCTCGCGCTGGTCCTGGAGTACGGATTGGCGCGGCTGGGCTGGCCGACGCCACGGCTCGGCCGCAGTTCGTGGCCGGACCTCCAGGTGAACGGGGAACATCTCTCCGAGCGTTACCAGCAGATCTTCATCATCGCGCTGGGTGAGCTGATCCTCATGTCCGGCATCACCTACAGCGACGCCGGCTTCGACCGGGAGCGCACCATCGCGTTCGCCGTGACGTTCCTGACCGCTGTGGCCCTCGCTCGGCTCTACCTGAGGCCTGCCGGCGGGCGGTTGGGCGCCGCCATCGAAGCGGCCGGTCCGCCCGGCAGCCGACTGGCGCTGCTCGCCGGCTACCTGCACCTCGTCATGATCGCCGGGGTCCTGGCGACCTCGGTCGGCATGGAGCTGGCGATCGAGGACCCAGGGGCGTCCGACCCGGCTCATCTGACCCTGACCGTCGTCGGCCCTGTGCTGTTCCTGATCGGCCGACTCCTGCTCTCGGTGGTGGTCGACGGCAGCCTCTCGCGGCCCCGACTGATCGGGCTGGCGATGATCGTCCTGGGTGGCTTCGCGAGCGCGCGGCTGCCGCTGCTCGGCGCTGGCGCGCTCATCCTCGGTCTCCTCATCCTGATAATCGTGGCCGACGCGCTCCTCGCCAGGACGCGGCAGCGCCGGCCGGCGGGTGCGGTTGGCCGGTGGCGGCGTGGGTAG
- a CDS encoding TetR/AcrR family transcriptional regulator, producing the protein MASERKATADPARSLAILWRTREPTSRSAGPGLSVDRIVRAAIAIADSEGLDALTMRRVAEALGVGTMSVYTYVPGKAELVDVMIDTVYGEMPRATVAGDWRARLERIARDNLALYQRHPWMLRAETTRPVLGPHLVGKYDHELGAVADIGLTDVEMDAVLTLVLGHVKSAARAASEVVDLERETGMTDGQWWQSHAPWLERVMTAGSYPTAARVGTAAGQQHGAAYGPEYAFEFGLQRVLDGISVVVAERTAD; encoded by the coding sequence ATGGCGAGTGAGCGCAAGGCGACCGCGGACCCGGCTCGCAGCCTGGCCATCCTGTGGCGCACCCGCGAGCCGACCAGCCGTAGCGCGGGGCCGGGGCTCAGCGTCGACCGGATCGTCCGGGCCGCCATCGCCATCGCTGACTCCGAGGGCCTCGACGCGCTGACCATGCGCCGGGTCGCGGAGGCGCTGGGCGTCGGCACCATGTCGGTCTACACCTACGTGCCGGGCAAGGCCGAACTCGTCGACGTCATGATCGACACCGTGTACGGCGAGATGCCCCGCGCCACCGTCGCCGGCGACTGGCGGGCCCGGCTGGAGCGGATCGCCCGGGACAATCTCGCCCTCTACCAGCGCCACCCCTGGATGCTGCGGGCCGAGACGACCCGACCCGTGCTCGGCCCGCACCTGGTGGGCAAGTACGACCACGAGCTGGGCGCGGTAGCCGACATCGGGCTCACCGACGTGGAGATGGACGCGGTACTCACCCTCGTCCTCGGACACGTGAAGAGTGCCGCGCGCGCCGCGTCCGAGGTGGTCGACCTGGAGCGGGAGACCGGCATGACCGACGGCCAGTGGTGGCAGTCGCACGCGCCCTGGCTGGAGCGGGTCATGACGGCCGGCAGCTACCCGACCGCCGCCCGGGTCGGCACCGCGGCGGGCCAGCAGCACGGCGCCGCGTACGGGCCGGAGTACGCCTTCGAGTTCGGCCTGCAACGTGTCCTGGACGGCATCTCGGTGGTGGTCGCCGAGCGGACGGCCGACTGA
- a CDS encoding MFS transporter, which produces MVTAQAGPADRPASVWAPLRTAVYRNLWLALLAANVGTWMQTVGAQWLLIHHSNASTLVALVQTASLLPVLLLALPAGVLADNFDRRHLLIAVQLFLVVVAVALTLLTVTDRMPPALLLTLTFAFGVGQALTLPAWAAVIPELVPQDQLRAASALGSISVNMARAVGPAVAGVLIARTGVAPVFALNAIAFLIFTYALTRWKPGNARAVEVPERFTAALRAGSRYVRHSPTVRRLLRRALVFVIPASALWALLPLVASRRLGLGSGGYGVLLAALGVGAIAGGLLLAVIRTRLSANQLLFIAGVLFTVALAVVGTVREVPLVLIALLPAGLAWVTVLANVNAEMQVFLPSWVRARGLAVYQVFFAGGQAVGAFVWGLVADLAGLVVAFLGAAVFMLVGTVTSRIWPLPELPTVDRDPAAYWPQLHLAHEPGPRVGPVLVTVEYTVRPERTQPFLAAMDVVRGARQRTGAMRWGLFRPAETTDRFVEVYLVPSWGEHLRQHGGRLTSEDRQAEERARELTDGEPEVRHLVPAAAGPTLTDDREAL; this is translated from the coding sequence GTGGTGACGGCGCAGGCCGGACCCGCCGACCGTCCGGCTTCGGTGTGGGCGCCCCTGCGGACCGCCGTCTATCGCAACCTGTGGCTGGCCCTGCTCGCTGCCAACGTCGGCACCTGGATGCAGACGGTCGGTGCGCAGTGGCTGCTGATCCACCACTCGAACGCCTCCACCCTGGTCGCCCTGGTCCAGACGGCCAGCCTGCTGCCGGTGCTGCTGCTGGCGCTGCCCGCCGGCGTGCTGGCCGACAACTTCGACCGCCGGCACCTGCTGATCGCCGTACAGCTGTTCCTGGTGGTGGTGGCGGTGGCGTTGACCCTGCTCACCGTCACCGATCGGATGCCCCCCGCGCTGCTGCTCACCCTCACGTTCGCGTTCGGGGTCGGGCAGGCGCTCACCCTGCCGGCCTGGGCGGCGGTGATCCCGGAGCTGGTGCCGCAGGACCAGCTCCGGGCGGCATCCGCGCTCGGTTCGATAAGCGTGAACATGGCTCGGGCGGTCGGGCCGGCGGTGGCCGGCGTGCTGATCGCCCGGACCGGCGTCGCCCCGGTCTTCGCGCTCAACGCCATCGCGTTCCTGATCTTCACGTACGCGTTGACGCGCTGGAAACCGGGCAACGCCCGCGCGGTCGAGGTGCCCGAGCGGTTCACCGCGGCGCTGCGTGCCGGCAGCCGCTACGTACGGCACTCGCCGACCGTCCGCCGGTTGCTACGCCGTGCGCTGGTCTTCGTGATCCCGGCCAGCGCGCTGTGGGCGCTGCTGCCGCTGGTGGCCAGCCGCCGGCTCGGGCTGGGCTCAGGTGGGTACGGCGTGCTGCTGGCAGCCCTCGGGGTGGGGGCCATCGCGGGTGGCCTGCTGCTGGCCGTGATCCGCACCCGGCTGTCGGCCAACCAGCTGCTGTTCATCGCCGGGGTGCTGTTCACAGTCGCGCTGGCGGTGGTCGGCACGGTGCGGGAGGTGCCGCTGGTGCTCATCGCCCTGCTGCCCGCCGGGCTGGCCTGGGTGACGGTGCTGGCCAACGTCAACGCCGAGATGCAGGTCTTCCTGCCGAGCTGGGTGCGAGCCCGAGGACTGGCCGTCTATCAGGTCTTCTTCGCCGGTGGGCAGGCGGTGGGCGCGTTCGTCTGGGGTCTGGTGGCCGACCTGGCAGGGCTGGTGGTGGCCTTTCTCGGCGCGGCGGTGTTCATGCTGGTCGGCACCGTGACCAGTCGGATCTGGCCGCTGCCGGAACTGCCGACGGTGGACCGGGATCCGGCCGCCTACTGGCCGCAGCTGCACCTGGCGCACGAGCCGGGCCCCCGGGTGGGGCCGGTGCTGGTGACCGTGGAGTACACAGTCCGGCCGGAGCGGACGCAACCGTTCCTGGCGGCGATGGACGTGGTGCGCGGCGCCCGCCAGCGGACCGGCGCGATGCGCTGGGGGCTGTTCCGGCCGGCCGAGACCACGGACCGGTTCGTCGAGGTGTACCTGGTGCCGTCCTGGGGTGAGCACCTGCGCCAGCACGGCGGCCGGTTGACGAGCGAGGACCGCCAGGCCGAGGAGCGGGCCCGGGAGCTGACCGACGGCGAACCGGAGGTGCGTCACCTGGTGCCGGCCGCCGCCGGCCCGACGCTGACCGACGATCGGGAAGCGCTCTGA
- a CDS encoding SDR family NAD(P)-dependent oxidoreductase, with protein sequence MGARTFVVVGATSGLGLAVARLLVAEHRVVVLGDVAAEVATVTDELGCAGAVCDVSSYEQVRDAFAEAVGRYGTIHGVAACASMWAGGDLADLSVEHIRRAVETNVLGTTYVFREALEHLHRQGHGNVVYIGAMAVTSPRPGIPVYRATKSYGSSLVESLAEAQHSNRVKVMQLHPGPMPTRLQERVGAEFLDEVYASPDQVASEVVRLLLLEPDDLYVSGERVLRADGRW encoded by the coding sequence ATGGGTGCCAGAACGTTCGTGGTGGTCGGCGCCACCAGCGGGCTCGGCCTCGCGGTGGCCCGGCTGCTGGTCGCCGAGCACCGGGTCGTCGTGCTCGGCGACGTGGCGGCCGAGGTCGCCACGGTGACCGACGAGCTGGGCTGCGCCGGGGCGGTGTGTGACGTCTCCTCCTACGAGCAGGTTCGCGACGCGTTCGCCGAGGCCGTGGGACGTTACGGCACGATCCACGGGGTGGCGGCCTGTGCGTCGATGTGGGCGGGCGGCGACCTGGCGGACCTCTCCGTGGAGCACATCAGGCGGGCGGTGGAAACCAACGTGCTGGGCACCACGTACGTATTCCGGGAGGCGCTGGAACACCTGCACCGGCAGGGCCACGGGAACGTGGTGTACATCGGTGCGATGGCGGTGACATCCCCCCGGCCCGGCATCCCGGTCTACCGGGCGACCAAGAGCTACGGCAGCAGCCTGGTCGAGTCGCTGGCCGAGGCCCAGCACAGCAACCGGGTCAAGGTGATGCAGCTGCATCCCGGGCCGATGCCGACCCGGCTGCAGGAACGGGTCGGCGCCGAGTTTCTGGACGAGGTGTACGCCAGCCCCGACCAGGTCGCCAGCGAGGTCGTCCGGCTGCTGCTGCTCGAACCCGACGACCTCTACGTTTCCGGAGAGCGCGTGCTGCGCGCGGACGGGCGGTGGTGA
- a CDS encoding sensor histidine kinase produces MTPEHPRHLAEALRRRGWLVSAWPWRALVYLVSTVPVAGVLAVGLLVVVAPLLAAVNGVRLQGRPPEIPLLLFLTVGSLILLALAPIASFPVAAVERWRLGLVDGRPLPASPWPGLAARYRTAAAWREVAYLFWLGGFVPVAYWVFLLLVLLDVGLVASPWLAGDADQVIVVWATVDTAGEAAPYAVVGVLLIPVLWYAAGLLAAVQAAVTRWALSWPVDVAALREVARSRTRLVGAYEAERRRIERDLHDGAQPRLTSLTLQLGLARLDVPEDSPAARPLAVAHEQARGLMVMLRQLVHGIRPQSLTDLGLAGAVRELADASAVGVTVHADLDGELPEIVETTAYFVVSESLGNVARHAGANRAEVRLTRTGGELVVEVSDDGRGGADPARGSGLTGLADRVAAADGRLLLSSPPGGPTLVRVELPCRP; encoded by the coding sequence ATGACCCCGGAACACCCCCGCCACCTGGCCGAGGCGCTGCGCCGCCGCGGCTGGCTGGTCTCCGCCTGGCCCTGGCGCGCGCTGGTCTACCTGGTCAGCACCGTGCCGGTCGCCGGTGTGCTCGCCGTCGGGCTGCTCGTCGTCGTCGCGCCCCTGCTGGCGGCCGTCAACGGCGTACGACTGCAGGGCCGGCCGCCGGAGATTCCGCTCCTGCTGTTCCTGACGGTCGGCAGCCTCATCCTGCTGGCGCTGGCGCCGATCGCGAGCTTCCCGGTGGCCGCTGTCGAGCGCTGGCGGCTCGGCCTCGTGGACGGCCGCCCGCTGCCCGCGTCGCCGTGGCCGGGCCTGGCCGCCCGCTACCGCACCGCCGCCGCGTGGCGGGAGGTGGCGTACCTGTTCTGGCTGGGCGGGTTCGTGCCGGTCGCGTACTGGGTGTTCCTGCTGCTGGTGCTGCTGGACGTGGGTCTGGTGGCCAGCCCCTGGCTGGCCGGGGACGCCGACCAGGTCATCGTCGTGTGGGCAACGGTGGACACCGCCGGCGAAGCCGCCCCGTACGCGGTCGTGGGCGTGCTGCTCATCCCGGTGCTCTGGTACGCCGCCGGGCTGCTCGCCGCCGTCCAGGCCGCCGTGACCCGGTGGGCGCTGTCCTGGCCGGTCGACGTGGCGGCGCTGCGCGAGGTCGCCCGGTCGCGGACCCGGCTGGTCGGCGCGTACGAGGCCGAGCGGCGACGGATCGAGCGCGACCTGCACGACGGCGCTCAACCCCGGTTGACCAGCCTCACCCTCCAGCTGGGGCTGGCCCGGCTCGACGTGCCGGAGGACTCCCCCGCCGCCCGACCCCTCGCTGTCGCGCACGAGCAGGCCCGGGGCCTGATGGTGATGCTCCGGCAGTTGGTGCACGGCATCCGGCCGCAGAGCCTCACCGACCTCGGTCTCGCCGGTGCGGTACGGGAGTTGGCCGACGCGTCCGCGGTCGGGGTCACGGTCCACGCCGACCTCGACGGCGAACTACCGGAGATCGTCGAGACGACCGCCTACTTCGTGGTGTCGGAGTCGCTGGGCAACGTGGCCCGGCACGCCGGGGCGAACCGCGCCGAGGTGCGCCTCACCCGCACCGGCGGTGAGCTCGTCGTCGAGGTGTCCGACGACGGCCGTGGTGGCGCCGACCCCGCGCGGGGCAGCGGCCTGACCGGCCTCGCCGACCGGGTCGCCGCCGCGGACGGCCGGCTGCTGCTGTCCAGCCCGCCCGGTGGGCCCACACTGGTCCGGGTGGAGCTGCCATGCCGTCCGTGA
- a CDS encoding response regulator transcription factor has protein sequence MPSVTRVVLAEDEVLLREGLVALLTRFDFVVCAAVGSAPELLDAARTHRPDLVLTDIRMPPGRRDDGLRAAVALRAERPQLPVVVLSQYVQTGYAAALLDSGDGQRVGYLLKDRVAEVAEFVDTLHRVTAGGTAVDPDVVRQLLHRPRDPLAALSAREREVLALLAEGRSNASIAARLHVTEAAVGKHVGNILLKLDLPPSDDTNRRVLAVLTYLRADPAG, from the coding sequence ATGCCGTCCGTGACCCGTGTCGTGCTGGCCGAGGACGAGGTGCTGCTGCGCGAGGGCCTGGTCGCGCTGCTCACCCGGTTCGACTTCGTGGTCTGTGCCGCTGTCGGCTCCGCCCCCGAACTGCTGGACGCGGCCCGCACGCACCGGCCCGACCTGGTGCTGACCGACATCCGGATGCCGCCCGGCCGGCGGGACGACGGGTTGCGCGCCGCCGTGGCGTTGCGCGCCGAGCGGCCCCAGCTCCCGGTCGTGGTCCTGAGCCAGTACGTGCAGACCGGGTACGCCGCGGCGCTGCTGGACAGCGGCGACGGCCAGCGGGTGGGCTACCTGCTCAAGGACCGGGTGGCCGAGGTCGCCGAGTTCGTCGACACGCTGCACCGGGTCACGGCCGGCGGCACCGCCGTCGACCCGGACGTCGTCCGGCAGCTGCTGCACCGCCCGCGCGACCCGCTCGCCGCGCTCTCCGCCCGGGAACGTGAGGTGCTGGCGCTGCTGGCCGAGGGGCGTTCCAACGCGTCGATCGCCGCCCGGCTGCACGTCACCGAGGCGGCTGTCGGCAAGCACGTCGGCAACATCCTGCTGAAGCTCGACCTGCCGCCCAGCGACGACACCAACCGCCGCGTGCTCGCGGTGCTCACCTACCTGCGCGCCGATCCGGCCGGCTGA
- a CDS encoding Gfo/Idh/MocA family oxidoreductase, with the protein MAEALRVGLLGYGLAGRVFHAPLIAATPGLRLDAIMTRDPQRREQARQHHPDARLVDDADELWRTPDALDLVVVATPNRQHVPMARAALSAGLPVVVDKPLAPTAADGQGLVEEADRRGVPLTVFQNRRWDGDFLTARRLVEQGELGRVLRFESRFERFRPTIKPGWRELAGPEEAGGALFDLGAHLIDQAVQLFGAVDRVYAEVDRRRAGAEVDDDAFVALTHANGVHSHLWMGAITAQLGPRLRVLGDRGGYTTYGLDVQEAALHDGGRPDQPGWGEVPPERYGLLGVDGDLRPVPTEPGSYQSFYQQVAAALRDGTPMPVDPRDSVATVELIELAHRSAAEGVVLPVPTGPAA; encoded by the coding sequence ATGGCGGAGGCGCTGCGGGTCGGTCTGCTGGGGTACGGGCTGGCGGGCCGGGTGTTCCACGCACCGCTGATCGCCGCGACGCCCGGGCTGCGGCTGGACGCCATCATGACCCGCGATCCGCAGCGGCGCGAGCAGGCCCGGCAGCACCACCCGGACGCCCGCCTGGTCGACGACGCCGACGAGCTGTGGCGTACGCCCGACGCGCTGGACCTGGTCGTGGTGGCGACGCCGAACCGGCAGCACGTGCCGATGGCCCGGGCGGCGCTGAGCGCCGGCCTGCCGGTCGTGGTCGACAAGCCGCTGGCACCCACCGCCGCCGACGGCCAGGGGCTGGTCGAGGAGGCCGACCGCCGGGGCGTGCCGCTCACGGTGTTCCAGAACCGTCGCTGGGACGGCGACTTCCTGACCGCACGGCGCCTCGTGGAGCAGGGTGAGTTGGGGCGGGTGCTCCGCTTCGAGTCCCGGTTCGAGCGTTTCCGCCCGACCATCAAGCCGGGTTGGCGGGAGCTTGCCGGCCCCGAGGAGGCCGGAGGCGCCCTCTTCGACCTCGGCGCCCACCTCATCGACCAGGCCGTGCAGCTCTTCGGTGCCGTCGACCGCGTCTACGCCGAGGTCGACCGCCGCCGTGCGGGGGCCGAGGTCGACGACGACGCGTTCGTGGCGTTGACCCACGCCAACGGGGTCCACTCGCACCTCTGGATGGGAGCGATCACCGCTCAGCTCGGGCCCCGGCTGCGGGTGCTCGGTGACCGGGGCGGCTACACGACGTACGGGCTGGACGTGCAGGAAGCGGCGCTGCACGACGGTGGCCGGCCGGACCAGCCGGGATGGGGCGAGGTTCCGCCGGAGCGGTACGGCCTGCTCGGCGTCGACGGTGACCTGCGCCCGGTGCCCACCGAGCCCGGCTCGTACCAGAGCTTCTACCAGCAGGTGGCGGCGGCGCTGCGCGATGGCACGCCGATGCCGGTGGATCCCCGGGACTCGGTCGCCACCGTCGAGTTGATCGAGTTGGCGCACCGGTCGGCCGCCGAGGGCGTGGTGCTGCCGGTTCCGACGGGCCCGGCCGCCTGA
- a CDS encoding PIN domain-containing protein has protein sequence MDQEDRIALFLDYENLALGARDNRGGMAFDFRPIADALAERGRVVVRRAYADWSYFDEDRRMLTRSHVELIEIPQRMGASRKNAADIKMAVDAIELAFERDYISTFVICSGDSDFTPLVHKLRELNKRVIGVGVEGSTSALLPPACDEFLYYDRLEGVDIPPTRGRRGRPVRQPGPDQRAPEPEEQREPEPEEERQPAGEEPGRDVDALAVLVAQTVAGLQGSASGEVTASRLKRTLLRKDPTFSESDYGFRTFGELLRHLAAQSVIELAEGPAKGDPEVSLPEHGDREVAFGLLRGVVADLGSAGNPVALSGLKNQLRRARPDFSEKKLGYRSFLQFCKAAATGGVVDLRWSPEADDYLLTAQG, from the coding sequence GTGGATCAAGAAGACCGGATCGCCCTGTTCCTCGACTACGAGAACCTCGCGCTGGGGGCTCGCGACAACCGTGGCGGCATGGCCTTCGACTTCCGGCCCATCGCGGACGCCCTGGCCGAGCGGGGGCGCGTGGTGGTGCGCCGGGCGTACGCCGACTGGTCGTACTTCGACGAGGACCGCCGGATGCTCACCCGGTCCCACGTCGAGCTGATCGAGATCCCGCAGCGGATGGGGGCGTCCCGCAAGAACGCGGCCGACATCAAGATGGCCGTGGACGCCATCGAGCTGGCCTTCGAGCGCGACTACATCTCCACCTTCGTGATCTGTAGTGGCGACAGCGACTTCACCCCGCTGGTGCACAAGCTCCGTGAGCTGAACAAGCGCGTCATCGGCGTCGGAGTCGAGGGGTCGACGTCGGCGCTGCTTCCGCCGGCGTGCGACGAGTTCCTCTACTACGACCGGCTGGAGGGTGTGGACATCCCGCCGACCCGGGGCCGGCGCGGTCGGCCGGTACGGCAACCGGGCCCGGACCAGCGTGCACCCGAGCCGGAGGAGCAGCGGGAGCCGGAGCCGGAGGAGGAGCGGCAGCCGGCGGGGGAGGAGCCAGGCCGGGACGTGGACGCCCTCGCCGTGCTGGTCGCCCAGACGGTGGCCGGGCTGCAGGGCAGCGCCAGCGGCGAGGTGACCGCCTCCCGGCTCAAGCGCACCCTGTTGCGCAAGGACCCGACGTTCAGCGAGTCCGACTACGGGTTCCGCACCTTCGGCGAGCTGCTGCGCCACCTCGCCGCGCAGAGCGTGATCGAGCTGGCCGAAGGCCCCGCGAAGGGAGACCCGGAGGTCTCGTTGCCGGAGCACGGCGATCGTGAGGTGGCCTTCGGTCTGCTCCGTGGCGTCGTGGCGGACCTGGGCAGCGCGGGCAACCCGGTGGCGCTGTCCGGGCTCAAGAACCAGCTGCGCCGGGCCCGGCCCGACTTCAGCGAGAAGAAGCTCGGTTACCGCAGCTTCCTCCAGTTCTGCAAGGCCGCCGCCACCGGCGGTGTGGTCGACCTGCGCTGGAGCCCCGAAGCGGACGACTACCTGCTCACCGCGCAGGGGTGA
- a CDS encoding glycosyl hydrolase family 28-related protein has product MSRSTTPARRRPQRPLTAGAVVAVTALALLGGGPAAAATRPSGAQPVVTRAALDPALVAGRGAKVGFLEQEAENASTNGEIIGPDRSAYTLPAEASGRRAVRLTPGEHVEFVLPSAANAITVRYSIPDAPNGGGITAPLGVAVNGKHIRGMTLTSQYSWLYNQYPFSNDPQAGLLHPDWWITECSCVPSATTPYPTISTPFRPTHFYDEQRLLLGRTYRAGDRIRLTAPAGSAAAWTVIDLLDSEVVAPPHVRLLAANVLAFGADPTGRRDSAAALDRAITFARRAHLKVYIPPGTYQVNRHIIVDDVTIEGAGSWYTIIKGREVALPTPAPDGSVHTGVGFYGRDAADGGSRNVHLSGFAIEGDVRERIDTDQVNAIGGAMSDSTIDGLYLHHTKVGLWFDGPMTNVRVTNNIIVDQIADALNFHIGVTNSLVAHNFIRNTGDDGLAMWSETTANARNTFDHNTVQSPTLANGIAIYGGRDNTVSHNLIADPVREGSGIHVGSRFGAQPFAGHLRITNNTTARAGTYELNWNIGLGAIWIFALDRSIDAAIEVVGDAYLDNTYNAIMLVSDWPVKDLYSITNVHFRDIRVDGTGTSVVSARSAGSASFANVDARNVGAVGVNNCGSFHFTPAGSEFALTDLGGNDGGWLAPWLLPNAITCDDRPPVSPPPPPARW; this is encoded by the coding sequence ATGTCCCGGAGCACAACGCCGGCGCGGCGCCGCCCCCAACGGCCACTGACCGCAGGCGCGGTCGTGGCCGTGACCGCCCTCGCGCTGCTGGGCGGTGGACCCGCCGCGGCCGCCACCCGGCCATCCGGCGCGCAGCCGGTGGTCACCCGGGCCGCCCTCGACCCGGCATTGGTCGCCGGGCGCGGCGCGAAGGTCGGCTTCCTCGAACAGGAGGCGGAGAACGCCAGCACCAACGGTGAGATCATCGGCCCCGACCGGTCCGCCTACACGCTGCCCGCGGAGGCCTCCGGCCGCCGGGCGGTGCGTCTCACCCCCGGGGAACACGTCGAGTTCGTCCTGCCCAGCGCGGCGAACGCGATCACCGTGCGGTACAGCATCCCGGACGCGCCGAACGGCGGCGGGATCACCGCCCCGCTGGGCGTCGCGGTCAACGGCAAGCACATCCGCGGCATGACGCTGACCTCGCAGTACTCGTGGCTCTACAACCAGTACCCGTTCTCCAACGACCCCCAGGCCGGGCTGCTGCACCCGGACTGGTGGATCACCGAGTGCTCATGCGTGCCGTCGGCCACCACGCCGTACCCGACCATCAGCACGCCGTTCCGGCCCACCCACTTCTACGACGAGCAGCGGCTCCTGCTCGGGCGCACCTACCGGGCCGGCGACCGCATCCGGCTGACCGCGCCGGCCGGCAGCGCCGCTGCCTGGACCGTCATCGACCTGCTCGACTCCGAGGTGGTCGCGCCACCGCACGTCCGGCTCCTCGCCGCGAACGTGCTGGCCTTCGGCGCCGACCCCACCGGCCGGCGGGACTCCGCCGCCGCCCTGGACCGGGCCATCACCTTCGCCCGGCGGGCCCACCTGAAGGTGTACATCCCACCGGGCACCTACCAGGTCAACCGGCACATCATCGTCGACGACGTGACCATCGAGGGCGCCGGCAGCTGGTACACCATCATCAAGGGTCGCGAGGTCGCCCTGCCGACGCCGGCCCCGGACGGCTCGGTGCACACCGGCGTCGGCTTCTACGGCCGCGACGCCGCCGACGGCGGCAGCCGCAACGTCCACCTCTCCGGCTTCGCCATCGAGGGCGACGTGCGGGAACGCATCGACACCGACCAGGTCAACGCGATAGGTGGAGCGATGAGCGACTCCACCATCGACGGGCTCTACCTGCACCACACCAAGGTGGGCCTGTGGTTCGACGGGCCGATGACGAACGTGCGCGTGACCAACAACATCATCGTCGACCAGATCGCGGACGCGCTCAACTTCCACATCGGCGTCACGAACTCGCTCGTCGCCCACAACTTCATCCGCAACACCGGCGACGACGGCCTGGCGATGTGGTCGGAGACGACGGCCAACGCGCGGAACACGTTCGACCACAACACCGTGCAGTCGCCGACGCTGGCCAACGGCATCGCCATCTACGGCGGCAGGGACAACACCGTCTCGCACAACCTCATCGCCGATCCGGTGCGCGAGGGCAGCGGCATCCACGTCGGTTCCCGCTTCGGCGCGCAGCCGTTCGCCGGACACCTGCGGATCACCAACAACACCACCGCCCGCGCCGGCACGTACGAGCTGAACTGGAACATCGGACTGGGCGCGATCTGGATCTTCGCCCTGGACCGGAGCATCGACGCGGCCATCGAGGTGGTCGGCGACGCGTACCTCGACAACACCTACAACGCGATCATGCTGGTCAGCGACTGGCCGGTGAAGGACCTCTACTCGATCACCAACGTGCACTTCCGCGACATCCGGGTCGACGGCACCGGCACCTCCGTGGTCAGCGCCCGGTCGGCCGGGTCGGCCTCGTTCGCCAACGTGGACGCCCGCAACGTGGGTGCGGTCGGCGTCAACAACTGCGGGTCGTTCCACTTCACCCCGGCCGGCTCGGAGTTCGCGCTGACCGACCTCGGTGGCAACGACGGCGGCTGGTTGGCCCCGTGGCTGTTGCCGAACGCCATCACCTGCGACGACCGGCCGCCGGTGTCGCCACCGCCACCACCGGCCCGGTGGTGA